Proteins encoded together in one Planctomyces sp. SH-PL14 window:
- a CDS encoding PA14 domain-containing protein: MRSVRGILNAAVGLVCLAFAALASGDDEKPLVNGLKAEIYAGRNFEQKIAEQVDPNIEHYWDHGAPHESAPIDDFSVRWSGWLRPPAKGRYKFLVQANDGVRLWIGGQKIIDDWRAKSDLREASIELEDVPVPIQMELFEGPATAWAVLMWQPTGAPTAAAIPTDAFFLDEEAAKGKPQRIGADKRGLVAEYFDRKFARKFGTGRVSGTEAMWGDRGAAAVGLKTQGAARYTGVLVPPVTGQYKLIAWADDRAQVWIDGKPVIEGSYEHKKADTAFIDLEAGVPYAIRIDFVNSIAWGGYYLHWIPPKGDRELRIPAECLFQSKGAIPKR; the protein is encoded by the coding sequence ATGCGGTCTGTTCGGGGGATTCTCAACGCGGCGGTCGGCCTCGTCTGTCTGGCGTTCGCCGCTCTTGCCAGCGGGGACGATGAAAAGCCCCTTGTGAACGGACTCAAGGCGGAGATCTACGCCGGACGCAATTTCGAGCAGAAGATCGCGGAACAGGTCGATCCGAATATCGAGCACTACTGGGACCACGGGGCGCCGCACGAGAGTGCGCCCATCGACGACTTCTCGGTCCGCTGGAGCGGCTGGCTGAGGCCTCCCGCCAAGGGACGCTACAAGTTCCTGGTCCAGGCGAACGACGGCGTTCGGCTCTGGATCGGCGGGCAGAAGATCATCGACGACTGGCGGGCGAAGTCGGACCTCCGCGAGGCCTCGATCGAGCTCGAGGATGTCCCGGTTCCGATCCAGATGGAGCTCTTCGAAGGCCCCGCCACCGCGTGGGCGGTCCTCATGTGGCAGCCGACCGGCGCCCCGACCGCGGCCGCGATTCCGACCGACGCATTCTTCCTGGACGAGGAAGCCGCCAAGGGAAAGCCGCAGCGCATCGGAGCGGACAAGCGGGGCCTCGTGGCGGAGTACTTCGACCGGAAGTTCGCGCGAAAGTTCGGGACCGGACGCGTCAGTGGAACGGAGGCGATGTGGGGAGACCGGGGCGCCGCGGCGGTCGGCCTCAAGACCCAGGGGGCCGCCCGCTATACCGGGGTGCTCGTGCCGCCGGTGACCGGGCAGTACAAGCTGATCGCCTGGGCCGACGACCGGGCGCAGGTCTGGATCGACGGCAAGCCGGTGATCGAAGGTTCCTACGAGCACAAGAAGGCGGACACCGCCTTCATCGACCTTGAGGCGGGCGTCCCGTACGCCATCCGGATCGACTTCGTGAACTCCATCGCCTGGGGGGGCTACTACCTCCACTGGATTCCCCCCAAGGGGGATCGGGAGCTCCGGATCCCCGCCGAGTGCCTGTTCCAGAGCAAGGGGGCGATCCCCAAACGCTGA
- a CDS encoding prolyl oligopeptidase family serine peptidase has product MGTLCLVISVATAILAGQSAAEDPIRPPAITVENVPVIPPELRERLEQYQAVRSAAFRGWAPDGKGMLIATRFANTTQLHRVYEPGGRREQVTFYGEPVDGRFRRGDTTELVLDVGTGGNENFQILRHDLDTGRHDRLTDGKSRNIRGPMADDGSFLLFTSNQRNGRDMDLYRLPLVEASSPELVMPVENQQWNPTDISSDGGTALLVRYVSINETYPALLDLKTGKRTDLPTPPPDKAGGKVAVSELHFAADGQSLLMATDAVGEFQRLFRYDLKTKEFRDLSKEIPWDIESVAVDPKSGQVAVTTNEDGASSLFLLKGDRLEKVEVPLGLVGSLEFSPDGKHLGLTLARAKAPADAYSLELATRALTRWTYSEVGGLNPETFIEPTRVRFPSFDERKIPAFVFTPKNASKEHPVPVLISIHGGPESQSRASFSGLDQFYLNELGIAVIYPNVRGSAGYGKTYVALDNAEKREDSVRDIGALLDWIATQPQFDSKRVIVYGGSYGGYMVLASLVHYSDRLRGGIDVVGIASFRTFLETTSAYRRDLRRAEYGDDRDPKMAAVFERIDPLNNAHRIKTALMVVHGKNDPRVPFSEAEQIAPKVRANGQTVWTLYADNEGHGFARKENRDYQVAAMTLFLKEFLLAK; this is encoded by the coding sequence ATGGGAACCCTCTGTCTGGTGATCTCCGTGGCGACCGCAATCCTCGCCGGCCAGTCCGCAGCCGAAGACCCGATCCGGCCTCCTGCGATCACGGTCGAAAACGTGCCGGTGATTCCCCCCGAGCTCCGCGAGCGACTGGAGCAGTATCAAGCGGTCCGCTCCGCGGCGTTCCGGGGCTGGGCCCCGGACGGCAAGGGGATGCTGATCGCCACCCGGTTCGCCAACACGACGCAGCTCCACCGCGTCTACGAACCGGGGGGCCGCCGCGAACAGGTCACCTTCTACGGCGAGCCGGTCGACGGCCGCTTCCGCCGCGGCGACACCACCGAGCTCGTCCTCGATGTCGGCACCGGCGGCAACGAGAATTTCCAGATCCTCCGCCACGACCTCGACACCGGACGCCACGACCGCCTGACCGACGGCAAGTCGCGGAACATCCGCGGCCCGATGGCGGACGACGGCTCGTTCCTGCTCTTCACGAGCAACCAGCGGAACGGCCGGGACATGGACCTGTACCGGCTCCCGCTGGTTGAGGCCTCGTCCCCCGAGCTGGTGATGCCGGTCGAGAACCAGCAGTGGAACCCGACCGACATCAGCTCCGACGGCGGGACCGCCCTGCTCGTCCGGTATGTGTCGATCAACGAGACCTATCCCGCCCTGCTCGACCTGAAGACAGGCAAGCGGACCGATCTTCCCACGCCCCCGCCCGACAAGGCGGGGGGGAAGGTCGCCGTCAGCGAGCTCCATTTCGCCGCGGACGGCCAGTCGCTCCTGATGGCCACCGATGCCGTCGGCGAGTTTCAGCGGCTCTTCCGGTACGACCTCAAGACCAAAGAGTTCCGGGATCTGTCGAAGGAGATTCCGTGGGACATCGAGTCGGTCGCGGTCGATCCGAAGTCGGGCCAGGTCGCGGTCACGACGAACGAAGATGGCGCCAGCTCACTGTTTCTTCTGAAGGGGGACCGCCTGGAGAAGGTCGAAGTTCCCCTGGGGCTCGTCGGCTCGCTCGAGTTCTCCCCGGACGGAAAGCATCTCGGCCTGACGCTGGCCCGCGCCAAGGCTCCGGCGGACGCTTACTCGCTGGAACTCGCCACGAGGGCGCTGACCCGGTGGACCTACAGCGAAGTCGGCGGGCTGAATCCGGAGACGTTCATCGAGCCGACCCGGGTGAGGTTCCCCTCGTTCGACGAGCGGAAGATCCCTGCCTTCGTTTTCACTCCGAAGAACGCCTCGAAGGAGCATCCCGTTCCCGTCCTGATCTCGATCCACGGCGGGCCCGAAAGTCAGTCTCGCGCGAGCTTCTCGGGACTCGATCAGTTTTATCTCAACGAGCTGGGGATCGCGGTGATCTACCCGAACGTCCGGGGCTCGGCCGGCTACGGCAAGACCTATGTCGCTCTCGACAACGCGGAGAAACGGGAGGACAGCGTGCGAGATATCGGCGCGCTGCTCGACTGGATCGCCACGCAGCCGCAGTTCGATTCGAAGCGGGTCATCGTCTACGGGGGGTCGTACGGCGGGTATATGGTCCTGGCTTCGCTCGTCCATTACAGCGACCGTCTCCGGGGAGGGATCGACGTGGTGGGGATTGCGAGCTTTCGGACGTTCCTCGAAACGACAAGCGCTTACCGCCGCGACCTCCGTCGGGCGGAGTACGGCGACGATCGCGATCCGAAGATGGCCGCCGTCTTCGAGAGGATCGATCCTCTGAACAATGCCCACAGGATCAAGACCGCCCTGATGGTGGTTCACGGCAAGAACGACCCGCGGGTGCCGTTCTCGGAGGCGGAGCAGATCGCCCCCAAGGTCCGGGCGAATGGCCAAACGGTGTGGACGCTGTACGCCGACAATGAAGGGCACGGCTTTGCCCGAAAGGAGAACCGGGACTATCAGGTCGCAGCGATGACGTTGTTCCTGAAAGAGTTCCTGCTGGCGAAGTAG
- the grpE gene encoding nucleotide exchange factor GrpE, with protein MTATSQPDPQDQAPSSASQVETPPDVAIDGLENELAQVIAERDANFDKLLRTQADFENYRKRVNKDRDEDRKFAPFGLIRDLLPALDNLRRAVDAATAAGETGTIVQGVSMVLKQIDEVFERNGAKPIVSTGTAFDPNLHEAIAQVPSPAHEPMTVLQEAERGYTLHERVIRPSKVIVSSKPQ; from the coding sequence ATGACTGCGACCTCTCAACCGGACCCTCAGGATCAGGCCCCTTCTTCCGCCTCGCAGGTGGAGACTCCTCCCGACGTCGCGATCGACGGGCTCGAGAACGAACTGGCCCAGGTGATCGCCGAGCGCGACGCGAACTTCGACAAGCTCCTGCGGACGCAGGCGGACTTTGAGAATTACCGCAAGCGGGTCAACAAGGACCGGGACGAAGACCGCAAGTTCGCCCCCTTCGGCCTGATCCGCGACCTCCTCCCCGCGCTCGACAACCTCCGCCGCGCGGTCGACGCCGCCACAGCCGCGGGAGAGACCGGGACGATCGTCCAGGGGGTCTCGATGGTCCTCAAGCAGATCGACGAAGTCTTCGAGCGGAACGGGGCCAAGCCGATCGTCAGCACGGGGACGGCGTTCGATCCCAACCTGCACGAGGCGATCGCCCAGGTCCCCTCGCCGGCCCACGAGCCGATGACCGTCCTCCAGGAAGCGGAGCGGGGCTACACGCTGCACGAACGGGTCATTCGCCCGAGCAAGGTGATCGTCTCCTCCAAGCCGCAGTAG
- a CDS encoding DUF1553 domain-containing protein — MDYARDVQPLLAAKCFACHGALKQQAALRLDASQLIRSGGDSGAAVVPGDPAASPLWNRISDSSADGASRMPPAGEGEAFSPSQLELIRRWIEQGAAMPPEERVPSDPRTYWSYQPPVRSSLPPIQHSEWGRTPIDAWIAYALEQRGLAPRVAAPREVWLRRVSLDLIGLPPTREELQAFLADARPDAEERVVDGLLERPEYGERWGRHWMDVWRYSDWYGSRGGNEIRYSQRPIWRWRDWIVESLNADRPYDRMLVEMLAGDELAPLDPSVHRATGFLGRNWYKFDRNVWMFDTVEQTGQAFLGLTFKCARCHDHKFDPITQEEYYRFRAFFEPHDVRTDPLRAGTPTEKDATLGPVLTEGVARVFDKTLDVPTYLFQRGDSRSPDEGRPLTPDVPAALGGGGFPIAAVPLPPAAFYPQLRPEIAEGLIAAADEKVRQAHLAVDAAQRDADRAGAALAAWTPEDAPRRVGPFLSDGFAGPRPEVWKVVSGDWRWMDGRLTEKSFGNFATLVAAGQHPRDFRARVRYRTLPGGQYRSVGFSFDRAGAGDSQDVYTSANDQASTVQAFHRVGGKQDYPAAGIVRTPIAVGDEVVVEVMARGQSLSIRVNGEAKLEYVMPVPRRDGQFALWVHSGAAEFLDVELSALAPTREDLLRAAESAKAERELALQRESIARADASSLQARLNAERAKYEGAPAETCHSLAAAAARAEKRGAVEKAVEAERQASMALALLQSSPSAAASAVDDARKKVAQAEETLRMARAAFDAPGETYSPLGDIYPVTSTGRRLALARWITRRDNPRTARVAVNHIWLRHFGQALVPSVANFGLNGDRPTHPELLDWLATELVEQGWSMKPLHRMIVLSAAYRQSSSTVAATAWSAEGDPNGADPSNRLLWRMNSRRMEAEVVRDSVLSSAGLLLPTRGGPEIPESEGETTFRRSLYFRLTPNEKMALLETFDVADPNACYRRQESVVPHQALAMMNSPLALEAARVLAERLSAPPGSADDEPARRTFIAAAFEQILSRPPDEREVRACLVFLEKNQVLLTQEGEPRFPAAAAGRRPPAAAPGQRARENLVHVLFNHNDFVTVR; from the coding sequence GTGGATTACGCCCGCGACGTCCAGCCGCTCCTGGCCGCCAAGTGCTTCGCCTGCCACGGGGCGCTCAAGCAACAGGCCGCCCTTCGGCTCGATGCGTCCCAGCTGATCCGGTCCGGCGGCGACAGCGGCGCGGCGGTCGTTCCCGGCGACCCTGCGGCCAGCCCACTCTGGAATCGGATCAGCGACTCTTCGGCCGACGGCGCGTCCCGGATGCCCCCTGCGGGAGAGGGGGAGGCGTTCAGTCCCTCGCAGCTCGAACTCATCCGGCGGTGGATCGAGCAGGGGGCCGCCATGCCGCCGGAGGAACGCGTCCCCTCCGACCCCCGCACGTACTGGTCCTATCAGCCTCCCGTCCGGAGTTCCCTCCCGCCGATCCAGCATTCGGAATGGGGGCGAACGCCGATCGACGCCTGGATCGCTTACGCCCTCGAGCAGCGCGGCCTGGCTCCACGTGTCGCGGCGCCTCGCGAAGTGTGGCTTCGCCGGGTCTCTCTCGACCTGATCGGCCTCCCTCCGACCCGCGAGGAGCTTCAGGCATTCCTCGCGGATGCCAGGCCGGATGCGGAGGAGCGGGTGGTCGACGGGCTGCTGGAGCGCCCCGAATACGGCGAGCGGTGGGGACGACACTGGATGGATGTCTGGCGGTATAGCGACTGGTACGGCAGCCGCGGGGGGAATGAGATCCGGTACAGCCAGAGGCCTATCTGGCGATGGCGGGACTGGATCGTCGAGTCGCTCAACGCGGATCGCCCGTATGACCGGATGCTCGTCGAGATGCTGGCCGGGGATGAACTCGCTCCGCTCGACCCTTCGGTCCACCGGGCCACGGGGTTCCTCGGGCGGAACTGGTACAAGTTCGACCGGAACGTGTGGATGTTCGACACGGTCGAGCAGACGGGGCAGGCGTTCCTCGGGTTGACGTTCAAGTGCGCCCGCTGCCACGACCACAAATTCGATCCGATCACACAGGAGGAGTACTACCGGTTCCGGGCCTTCTTCGAGCCGCACGACGTCCGGACCGATCCGCTTCGGGCCGGGACTCCGACGGAGAAGGACGCCACGCTCGGGCCGGTGCTGACGGAAGGGGTCGCGCGCGTCTTTGACAAAACACTCGATGTGCCGACCTACCTCTTCCAGCGCGGCGATTCCCGCTCGCCGGACGAGGGGCGGCCCCTCACACCCGATGTTCCGGCAGCGCTCGGCGGAGGGGGTTTCCCGATCGCCGCCGTCCCCCTGCCACCCGCCGCGTTCTATCCGCAACTCCGTCCGGAGATCGCGGAAGGGCTGATCGCCGCCGCGGACGAGAAGGTGCGGCAAGCTCACTTGGCGGTGGACGCGGCGCAGCGGGACGCGGATCGCGCGGGCGCTGCGCTGGCAGCGTGGACCCCCGAGGACGCGCCGCGACGCGTCGGACCCTTCCTGTCGGACGGGTTCGCCGGGCCGCGGCCGGAGGTCTGGAAGGTCGTGTCTGGGGACTGGCGGTGGATGGACGGCCGGCTGACGGAGAAGTCGTTCGGAAACTTTGCCACGCTGGTCGCCGCTGGGCAACATCCCCGCGACTTCCGCGCGCGGGTCCGCTATCGAACGTTGCCGGGTGGGCAGTATCGGTCAGTCGGCTTCAGTTTCGATCGGGCTGGTGCCGGGGACTCGCAGGACGTCTACACGAGCGCGAACGACCAGGCCTCCACGGTTCAGGCCTTCCATCGTGTGGGAGGAAAGCAGGATTACCCTGCCGCCGGAATTGTCCGGACCCCGATCGCTGTCGGGGATGAGGTCGTCGTCGAAGTCATGGCTCGGGGGCAGTCGCTCTCGATTCGCGTCAACGGCGAAGCGAAGCTCGAATACGTCATGCCCGTTCCCCGTCGCGACGGCCAGTTCGCCCTGTGGGTCCACAGCGGCGCGGCCGAGTTCCTGGATGTCGAGCTCTCGGCACTCGCTCCGACACGGGAGGACCTGCTGCGGGCGGCTGAGTCCGCGAAGGCGGAACGCGAATTGGCGCTTCAGCGGGAATCGATCGCCCGCGCGGACGCTAGTTCTCTCCAGGCTCGCCTCAATGCGGAACGGGCGAAGTACGAAGGCGCCCCGGCCGAGACCTGCCATTCCCTGGCCGCTGCCGCCGCCCGGGCCGAGAAAAGGGGCGCGGTGGAAAAGGCAGTCGAAGCGGAGCGGCAGGCGTCCATGGCCCTCGCCCTGCTCCAGTCGTCTCCGTCCGCGGCTGCCTCCGCCGTTGACGACGCCAGGAAGAAAGTCGCACAGGCTGAGGAGACGCTGAGGATGGCTCGCGCGGCCTTCGACGCTCCGGGGGAGACCTACAGCCCGCTGGGCGACATCTATCCGGTCACGAGCACGGGACGCCGCCTCGCGCTCGCCCGGTGGATCACCCGGCGCGACAATCCACGGACCGCTCGCGTCGCGGTGAACCACATCTGGCTCCGCCACTTCGGACAGGCACTCGTCCCCAGCGTCGCCAACTTCGGACTCAACGGAGACCGTCCCACCCATCCGGAACTGCTGGACTGGCTGGCGACGGAGCTGGTCGAGCAGGGATGGAGCATGAAGCCGCTGCACCGCATGATCGTCCTCTCGGCCGCCTACCGGCAGAGCTCGTCGACGGTCGCCGCGACCGCCTGGAGCGCGGAGGGGGATCCGAACGGGGCGGACCCGTCGAACCGGCTGTTGTGGCGGATGAACTCCCGGCGGATGGAGGCGGAAGTGGTCCGCGACTCCGTGCTCTCGAGCGCCGGACTCCTGCTGCCGACCCGCGGAGGCCCCGAGATCCCCGAGTCCGAAGGGGAGACGACCTTCCGGCGGAGCCTGTATTTCCGCCTGACCCCCAATGAGAAGATGGCGCTCCTGGAGACGTTCGACGTCGCCGATCCGAACGCCTGCTACCGTCGCCAGGAGAGTGTCGTTCCGCACCAGGCGCTCGCGATGATGAACAGCCCCCTGGCCCTGGAAGCGGCGCGGGTCCTCGCGGAACGCCTGTCCGCTCCGCCGGGAAGCGCGGACGACGAGCCGGCGCGCCGGACGTTCATCGCCGCGGCCTTCGAACAGATCCTGTCCCGCCCTCCCGACGAACGGGAAGTGCGGGCCTGTCTCGTGTTTCTCGAGAAGAACCAGGTCCTGCTGACGCAGGAAGGCGAGCCGCGGTTCCCCGCCGCGGCGGCCGGCCGCCGCCCACCAGCGGCTGCCCCCGGGCAGCGAGCGCGCGAGAACCTGGTTCACGTCCTGTTCAATCACAACGACTTCGTCACCGTTCGCTGA
- a CDS encoding efflux RND transporter periplasmic adaptor subunit: MLNVIVFLVAGLLGQAPPSSPPATAPPSGHQGQITVIDQAEVPAREMGVLKRLHVKEGETVEAGQLLAELDSVDAELAVRQARDELAIADAQARHEIKVKVAELTHAVAEAELNRAVESNKKFANAVSVTELEQLQLDRDRARAGIDEARYELSIAALTVRLKATNLVAAEQAFEKRKIYAPIPGQVVTIKKRTGEWIQPGEKLFQVTDSRRVRAECLLNAREFAEDLTDRPIRALLATKEGGPVTFEGRITFVDPEINPVSGQYRIWAELPNPDGRLRPGHRITLQLAPAPAAAPPPPSAQ; encoded by the coding sequence ATGTTGAACGTCATTGTCTTCCTGGTAGCGGGTCTGTTGGGCCAGGCCCCACCGTCGTCCCCGCCGGCGACCGCCCCCCCCTCAGGACACCAGGGACAGATCACCGTCATCGACCAGGCCGAAGTCCCGGCGCGGGAGATGGGAGTGCTGAAGCGGCTCCATGTGAAAGAAGGGGAGACTGTCGAGGCGGGGCAGCTTCTGGCCGAGCTCGACTCGGTTGATGCCGAGCTCGCGGTGCGGCAGGCGCGGGACGAGCTGGCGATCGCCGACGCCCAGGCCCGGCACGAGATCAAGGTCAAGGTGGCCGAGCTGACGCACGCCGTCGCCGAGGCGGAGCTGAACCGGGCGGTGGAGTCGAACAAGAAGTTCGCAAACGCCGTTTCCGTCACCGAACTCGAGCAGCTCCAGCTCGACCGCGACCGGGCCCGCGCCGGAATCGACGAAGCCCGCTACGAGCTGTCGATCGCCGCCCTGACGGTACGGCTGAAGGCGACGAATCTCGTGGCCGCAGAGCAGGCCTTTGAGAAGCGGAAGATCTACGCCCCGATTCCCGGCCAGGTCGTCACGATCAAGAAGCGCACCGGCGAGTGGATTCAGCCCGGCGAGAAGTTGTTCCAGGTCACCGATTCCAGGCGGGTCCGGGCCGAGTGCCTGCTGAACGCCCGGGAATTCGCCGAGGACCTGACGGACCGTCCGATCCGGGCACTGCTGGCGACAAAGGAGGGAGGGCCCGTCACTTTCGAGGGGCGGATCACGTTCGTCGATCCGGAGATCAATCCGGTGAGCGGCCAGTACCGGATCTGGGCCGAGCTTCCCAATCCTGACGGCCGCCTCCGCCCCGGTCACCGTATCACGCTTCAACTGGCGCCAGCGCCCGCCGCCGCGCCACCTCCCCCCTCAGCCCAATAA